The following proteins are encoded in a genomic region of Deltaproteobacteria bacterium:
- the hisF gene encoding imidazole glycerol phosphate synthase subunit HisF, giving the protein MLTKRIIPCLDVKEGRVVKGTKFLNLRDAGDPVAVAEEYDRQGADELVFLDITASHEKRNIILHVVQKTAEKVFMPLTVGGGIRTLQNIRDLLNAGADKVSINTAAVENPEFVREACRKFGSQCLVVAIDAKQVATSERVLSQVPPSRAHPFRSAGRPTFATRSSKWEVYTHGGRRPTGLDALEWSKKMAEFGAGEILLTSMDRDGTKEGYDLELTRAVSEAVGIPIIASGGVGTLEHLYEGFVKGKADAVLAASIFHEKQYTVADTKKYLAGRKVPVRI; this is encoded by the coding sequence TTGCTGACCAAACGGATCATCCCCTGCCTGGATGTCAAAGAAGGGCGTGTTGTGAAAGGGACAAAATTCCTAAATCTTCGCGACGCCGGGGATCCGGTCGCCGTGGCCGAGGAGTATGACCGCCAAGGGGCGGATGAATTGGTGTTTCTCGATATCACCGCCTCTCACGAAAAGAGAAACATTATTCTGCATGTCGTTCAAAAAACCGCGGAGAAGGTTTTTATGCCTTTAACGGTCGGCGGGGGTATTCGAACCTTGCAAAATATCCGTGATCTTTTGAATGCCGGCGCCGACAAGGTCTCGATCAATACGGCCGCCGTGGAAAACCCGGAATTTGTGCGCGAGGCCTGCCGAAAGTTCGGGAGCCAGTGCCTTGTGGTGGCGATTGACGCGAAACAAGTCGCCACGAGTGAGCGGGTCCTGTCTCAGGTTCCGCCCAGCCGTGCTCACCCGTTCCGCTCGGCCGGGCGCCCGACCTTCGCCACCCGCTCGTCTAAGTGGGAAGTGTACACCCACGGCGGCCGAAGGCCGACCGGTCTGGATGCGTTGGAATGGTCCAAAAAGATGGCAGAATTCGGCGCCGGGGAAATCTTGCTGACCAGCATGGACCGCGACGGGACCAAAGAAGGGTACGATCTGGAACTGACCCGTGCCGTGAGTGAAGCGGTCGGCATCCCGATCATCGCCTCCGGTGGCGTCGGCACCTTGGAACACCTCTACGAAGGGTTTGTCAAAGGCAAGGCGGATGCAGTGCTGGCCGCCTCGATCTTTCACGAAAAACAATATACCGTTGCCGATACCAAAAAATACCTTGCGGGAAGAAAAGTCCCTGTCCGCATCTAA
- a CDS encoding GIY-YIG nuclease family protein — protein MQCWPPRSFTKNNIPLPIPKNTLREEKSLSASKKLAVTRYFVYILEASKGGSPNGHYYIGYTTNLKRRMGEHRSGKGSKFVRAFGFKKLLYSETHPTRSAAMKREAQLKTWTRAQKEALVKGKIKATLPNSRRESRHHAG, from the coding sequence ATGCAGTGCTGGCCGCCTCGATCTTTCACGAAAAACAATATACCGTTGCCGATACCAAAAAATACCTTGCGGGAAGAAAAGTCCCTGTCCGCATCTAAAAAACTGGCCGTGACCCGCTACTTCGTTTACATCCTCGAAGCGTCCAAGGGTGGTTCCCCCAACGGTCACTATTACATTGGTTATACAACCAATCTAAAAAGACGGATGGGGGAACACCGGAGCGGCAAGGGTTCCAAGTTCGTACGGGCCTTCGGCTTTAAGAAACTCCTCTATTCTGAGACCCACCCGACCCGATCAGCCGCCATGAAACGGGAGGCCCAGCTCAAAACCTGGACCCGCGCCCAGAAAGAGGCGTTGGTGAAGGGAAAAATCAAGGCAACTCTTCCAAATTCAAGACGAGAATCCCGGCATCATGCCGGTTAA
- a CDS encoding hemolysin III family protein: protein MGFLTRPLLERKLSKDGSRHVTDEVAATLISLTGSLLSILGCALLIVPALMAGKVWHLLGFTFYGFGLLNLFVWSSLHHGIDSSEKVEYLLREFDYYAIFILIAGTFTPFCLILLRNRTGWILLTTVWVAAFIGIILKATRPNIPKWFLVVYYTIMGWLSVPLFPAIIREIGWRGLIGLALGGLFFMVGSLFFYLEKPNPWPGRFGFHEIWHLFVLAGTTSHFLTIYLTLLPLP, encoded by the coding sequence ATGGGATTTTTGACCCGCCCCCTCCTAGAGAGAAAATTGAGCAAGGATGGGAGTCGGCATGTCACCGACGAGGTGGCGGCGACACTTATTTCGCTGACCGGTTCTCTTCTTTCTATCTTGGGGTGCGCCCTCCTCATCGTCCCGGCCTTGATGGCCGGCAAGGTCTGGCACCTTCTTGGGTTTACCTTCTACGGCTTCGGTCTCTTGAACCTTTTTGTCTGGAGCAGTCTCCACCACGGGATTGATTCGAGTGAAAAAGTGGAATACCTCCTGCGAGAGTTCGACTACTACGCCATCTTCATCCTGATCGCCGGGACCTTTACCCCCTTTTGCCTGATCCTGCTCCGCAACAGAACCGGCTGGATTCTCCTCACCACCGTTTGGGTCGCCGCCTTTATCGGGATTATCCTGAAGGCGACCCGCCCCAACATCCCCAAGTGGTTTTTGGTGGTCTACTACACGATCATGGGGTGGCTTTCCGTCCCGCTCTTCCCGGCAATCATCCGTGAAATAGGGTGGAGAGGACTGATCGGTTTGGCCTTGGGGGGGCTCTTTTTCATGGTCGGTTCCCTCTTTTTCTATCTGGAAAAACCGAACCCCTGGCCCGGCCGGTTCGGGTTTCATGAAATCTGGCATCTTTTTGTCCTGGCCGGCACCACGAGCCACTTTTTAACAATTTACCTCACCCTCTTGCCCCTTCCTTAA
- a CDS encoding peptidylprolyl isomerase, whose product MTEAQTKKFSAPTQPTVNGGKKYSAVIHTAKGEIKLDLFAKEAPLSVTNFIQLAKGGFYNGLTFHRVVPNFVIQGGDPQGNGSGGPGYTVKAEIQGNPHKHVEGALAWARLGDEVNPKRDSSGSQFYITLAPTPFLDNQYTVFGQTTSGMDVVKKIAVGDKIQSVEIVEK is encoded by the coding sequence ATGACCGAGGCCCAAACCAAGAAGTTCTCCGCACCGACACAACCGACAGTCAACGGAGGCAAAAAATATTCCGCCGTGATCCACACCGCGAAGGGGGAGATCAAGCTGGACCTTTTTGCCAAGGAGGCGCCGCTCTCCGTCACCAATTTTATCCAGCTCGCCAAGGGGGGATTCTACAACGGCCTCACCTTTCACCGGGTGGTTCCTAATTTTGTGATCCAAGGGGGCGACCCGCAAGGGAATGGAAGCGGCGGGCCCGGCTATACCGTCAAGGCGGAGATTCAAGGGAATCCCCACAAACATGTTGAAGGGGCCCTGGCCTGGGCGCGTCTGGGGGATGAGGTCAACCCGAAGCGTGATTCTTCCGGAAGCCAGTTTTATATCACCCTTGCACCAACCCCGTTTCTGGATAACCAGTACACCGTCTTCGGCCAGACAACCTCCGGCATGGATGTCGTGAAAAAAATTGCGGTCGGCGACAAGATTCAGTCGGTTGAAATTGTAGAAAAATGA
- the hisI gene encoding phosphoribosyl-AMP cyclohydrolase produces the protein MIPSEIKFDDQGLVAAIIQDAGNGEVLMFAFMNREALEKTVAGPYVTFYSRSRKKLWVKGEESGHTQQVKEIFYDCDGDCLLIKVDQKVAACHEGYRSCFFRKVEKGTIKVVGKKIFDPKQTYKK, from the coding sequence ATGATTCCCTCGGAAATCAAATTTGACGATCAAGGCCTTGTGGCGGCGATTATTCAAGATGCCGGAAACGGAGAGGTGCTGATGTTCGCCTTCATGAACCGGGAGGCGCTCGAAAAAACAGTTGCCGGCCCTTACGTCACCTTCTATTCCCGTTCGCGCAAAAAACTGTGGGTCAAGGGGGAGGAGTCCGGTCATACCCAGCAGGTGAAAGAAATTTTTTACGATTGCGATGGGGACTGTCTGCTGATCAAGGTGGACCAGAAGGTCGCCGCCTGCCACGAAGGGTACCGGAGCTGTTTTTTTCGAAAAGTGGAAAAGGGAACAATCAAGGTCGTTGGTAAAAAAATATTCGACCCGAAACAAACTTATAAAAAATGA
- a CDS encoding histidine triad nucleotide-binding protein, giving the protein MTADCIFCQIAAKKIPVPLVHEDETVVAIKDKFPQAPVHLLVIPKKHVTGLNELSEKELSLISHIFSVAQKLSRQFKIAEPGYRTVFNTNPQGGQSVFHLHLHILGGKQLGPSMVG; this is encoded by the coding sequence ATGACCGCTGACTGTATTTTCTGCCAGATTGCCGCAAAAAAAATCCCGGTGCCGTTGGTGCATGAGGATGAGACGGTCGTCGCGATCAAGGACAAATTCCCCCAGGCACCGGTCCACCTGCTCGTCATCCCCAAAAAACATGTCACGGGCCTAAACGAACTTTCCGAAAAGGAACTGTCGCTCATCTCCCATATCTTTTCCGTTGCTCAAAAACTCTCGCGCCAGTTCAAGATTGCGGAACCGGGTTACCGGACCGTCTTCAACACAAATCCCCAAGGGGGGCAGTCGGTCTTTCACCTCCACCTCCATATCCTTGGTGGAAAACAGTTGGGCCCTTCGATGGTTGGCTAG
- the mfd gene encoding transcription-repair coupling factor, giving the protein MDLHNPFCQLFEAIQNGRDPVKITGVVGAGKGYLLAQLVREVKRTILWITPSGKEASSIENDLGFFLNPPGKGEVYPFPARDTLPYFGIAPHPELMAARLRALQALQKRENLVLIAPITALPLYLPPRESLQKKQLSLKTGEETPRDLLIETMADWGYERETLVTRRGTFAVRGGVVDLFTPLYDNPVRLEFFGDQVESIRLFETESQKSTRPLPEITLVPPKEGLVDEESLSEKRSSFFDYLPDDPLVILDDPERINDHLKEFWEDLKRAYESSERKEGTLLPTEIALTEEALGQQIARLRPVPIEPLEILDERSQTISLGMRDNSDFKNRIPHDRKRELPLAPLAKKFGELSLTERVLFVAGTEAQGKRFRDLFTPYFPNLFPIELKSGELSGGFQFPAEKLVLITEEEIFGSKIKKPTEKPSSDFFSSFAELKEGAPIVHRDHGIGLYKGLTPMKIAGIAGDFLIIEYDKGDKLYLPVYRLSQVQRYVSGDGPPPRLDTLGSKSWAKTKEKAKKAIQAIAGELLNTHAARSVGKGFAFSPPDELYEAFEASFPFEETPDQLRAIQEVLSDMENEKPMDRLILGDVGYGKTEVAMRAAFKAVQDSKQVAILVPTTVLAFQHWENFKERFKEYPVQIEMISRFRSPQEQKKILQETAEGKIDILIGTHRLLQPDVSFKNLALLVIDEEHRFGVAAKERLKKLKKDIDLLSLSATPIPRTLYMSMVGIRPISIIETPPVDRLAIRTFVAPFSEAIIKEALLRELRRKGQVFFVHNRIQSIETVRKRISHLLPEVRIEIAHGEMDEEKLEEAMLRFSHHEFDILLCTTIIESGIDIPNANTILMDHADRLGLAQIYQLRGRVGRGAHRAYCYLLLPEAEELTPEARKRLKILQKFSELGSGFRMASYDLEIRGAGNLFGTAQSGQMAALGYDLYTELLEKAVQEIKGEQVLEEIDPEMHFPIPAFLPDDYIPDPPLRLDLYRRLSSAGDEGEISTIADEMADRFGRLPQEAEFFLMLSELKTLAKKLRIKEIRYDKTKFAFSFDPTTPLSPERLLLLIQKEPKKYQFRAIRPAESQLFYRKPLDSPAAILQEAKKFLKQLLATC; this is encoded by the coding sequence TTGGATTTACACAATCCGTTCTGTCAGCTCTTTGAGGCGATACAAAACGGGAGGGACCCGGTCAAGATCACCGGGGTGGTCGGTGCGGGCAAGGGGTATCTGCTCGCACAACTGGTCCGTGAGGTGAAAAGGACAATCCTCTGGATCACCCCGAGCGGCAAAGAGGCCTCGTCGATTGAAAACGATTTGGGCTTCTTCCTCAACCCTCCCGGCAAGGGGGAGGTTTATCCTTTTCCGGCCCGTGACACCCTCCCCTACTTTGGGATCGCCCCTCACCCGGAACTGATGGCGGCCCGCCTCCGGGCCTTGCAGGCACTTCAAAAACGGGAAAATCTTGTCTTGATCGCCCCGATCACCGCCCTCCCGCTTTACCTGCCGCCGCGAGAATCGCTCCAGAAAAAACAGCTCTCCCTCAAAACGGGGGAAGAAACCCCGCGAGACCTCCTGATCGAAACGATGGCCGACTGGGGGTATGAACGGGAAACGCTCGTCACCCGCCGCGGGACCTTTGCCGTTCGCGGAGGGGTCGTGGACCTCTTCACCCCTCTGTATGATAACCCTGTCCGACTGGAGTTTTTTGGGGATCAGGTTGAATCGATCCGTCTCTTCGAAACCGAGTCCCAAAAATCGACGAGACCCTTGCCGGAAATCACTTTGGTTCCACCGAAGGAGGGACTCGTTGATGAGGAATCACTTTCAGAAAAGAGGTCCAGTTTCTTTGATTACCTCCCCGATGACCCTTTGGTGATCCTCGATGATCCGGAAAGGATCAATGATCACTTGAAGGAGTTTTGGGAAGACCTCAAGAGGGCTTATGAATCCTCCGAAAGAAAGGAAGGGACGCTTCTTCCCACCGAAATCGCCCTGACAGAAGAAGCCCTGGGACAACAGATCGCCCGGTTGAGGCCGGTTCCAATCGAGCCTCTGGAGATCCTGGACGAACGGTCTCAAACGATCTCGCTCGGGATGAGAGACAATAGCGACTTCAAAAACCGGATCCCTCACGATAGAAAGAGAGAACTGCCACTGGCCCCTCTTGCTAAAAAGTTCGGTGAACTCTCGCTCACCGAACGGGTCCTCTTCGTCGCCGGGACAGAGGCTCAAGGAAAACGGTTCCGAGACCTGTTCACCCCCTACTTTCCCAACCTCTTCCCGATTGAACTGAAGAGTGGCGAGCTCTCGGGGGGATTCCAGTTTCCGGCAGAAAAACTGGTCCTCATCACCGAAGAGGAGATCTTTGGTTCCAAGATCAAAAAGCCGACCGAGAAACCCTCCTCTGATTTCTTTTCCTCATTCGCTGAACTGAAAGAAGGAGCGCCGATCGTCCATCGGGATCATGGGATCGGTCTTTATAAGGGGCTCACCCCGATGAAGATTGCCGGTATCGCCGGTGACTTTCTCATCATTGAATACGACAAGGGGGACAAACTTTACCTCCCGGTCTACCGGCTCAGTCAGGTTCAACGGTATGTCTCGGGTGACGGCCCGCCGCCGAGGCTCGACACCTTGGGGAGTAAATCGTGGGCCAAGACAAAGGAGAAGGCGAAAAAAGCGATCCAGGCGATCGCCGGGGAGCTCCTCAATACCCACGCCGCCCGTTCGGTCGGCAAGGGGTTTGCCTTCTCCCCTCCTGACGAGTTGTACGAGGCGTTTGAGGCGAGCTTCCCTTTTGAAGAGACACCGGACCAGCTCCGGGCAATTCAGGAGGTCCTCTCCGACATGGAAAACGAAAAACCGATGGACCGCCTGATTCTGGGAGACGTCGGCTATGGCAAGACAGAGGTCGCGATGCGGGCCGCCTTCAAGGCAGTGCAGGACTCTAAACAGGTCGCAATCCTGGTCCCCACAACGGTCTTGGCCTTCCAGCATTGGGAAAACTTTAAGGAGCGTTTTAAGGAGTACCCGGTACAGATTGAAATGATCTCCCGTTTCCGGTCTCCTCAGGAACAGAAAAAGATCCTGCAAGAAACCGCTGAGGGAAAGATCGACATCCTGATCGGCACACACCGCCTGCTTCAACCGGATGTCTCGTTTAAAAATCTGGCCCTGCTGGTGATCGATGAAGAACACCGTTTTGGGGTCGCCGCGAAGGAAAGGTTGAAGAAGCTCAAAAAAGATATTGATCTCCTTTCTCTTTCAGCCACACCGATCCCAAGAACCCTTTACATGTCGATGGTGGGAATACGGCCGATCAGCATCATCGAAACGCCGCCGGTCGACCGGCTCGCCATCCGGACCTTCGTCGCCCCCTTCAGCGAGGCGATCATCAAGGAGGCGTTGCTCCGGGAACTCCGGAGAAAGGGGCAGGTTTTCTTCGTCCACAACCGGATCCAGTCCATTGAGACGGTTCGCAAGAGAATCTCCCACCTTTTACCGGAGGTCCGGATTGAGATCGCCCATGGGGAGATGGATGAGGAAAAACTGGAAGAGGCGATGCTCCGCTTTTCCCACCACGAATTTGATATCCTCCTTTGCACCACCATCATCGAATCGGGAATTGATATCCCGAATGCCAATACCATTTTGATGGACCATGCGGACCGCCTCGGTCTGGCGCAAATCTACCAGCTTCGCGGACGGGTCGGACGGGGGGCCCACCGGGCTTATTGCTACCTCTTGCTCCCGGAGGCGGAAGAGTTAACGCCCGAGGCGCGAAAGAGGCTCAAGATCCTCCAAAAATTTTCTGAGCTCGGTTCCGGCTTCCGGATGGCCTCGTACGATCTGGAGATCCGCGGCGCCGGGAATCTCTTCGGGACGGCCCAGTCAGGCCAGATGGCGGCGCTGGGATATGATCTCTACACCGAACTCCTCGAAAAGGCGGTGCAGGAAATAAAGGGGGAACAGGTTTTAGAAGAAATCGATCCCGAAATGCATTTCCCGATCCCGGCCTTTCTTCCTGATGATTACATCCCTGACCCCCCGCTCCGTCTCGACCTCTACCGGAGACTTTCGAGTGCCGGTGATGAAGGGGAGATTTCGACGATTGCCGATGAGATGGCTGATCGCTTCGGGCGCCTTCCCCAAGAGGCAGAGTTCTTCCTGATGTTGAGTGAACTCAAGACCCTTGCCAAGAAACTAAGGATCAAGGAGATCCGATACGACAAGACCAAATTTGCCTTTTCTTTTGACCCAACCACCCCCCTTTCGCCAGAAAGACTCCTCCTGCTGATCCAAAAGGAACCCAAAAAGTATCAATTCAGGGCGATTCGCCCTGCCGAATCACAACTCTTCTACAGAAAACCACTGGATTCTCCTGCAGCCATCCTTCAAGAGGCCAAAAAATTCTTGAAGCAACTCCTGGCTACGTGTTAA
- a CDS encoding peptidylprolyl isomerase, with the protein MSFFKKSLLALTLLSLFGCSRNKEGPALAEIGDQKITLPEFLLIQEESGAETQPSLKKQLLQALIDEKLLLGEAKRQGVTISNKEWSEKLKESGPRSPKISLSLWRERQRGKLILAKWLSKEIRPKLRISEDEVQRAFHERRSELAVPEQVRARQITVSSREKAEKILALIKKGENFVALAQQYSESPDRDKGGDLGFFSRGSFPKVFEETCFKLPVGEVSPVIPSEYGFHVFKVVEKRRPQQPTLEEAKKAIIEKLLEEKEKKLMEQLLADLRKNVPVVLHPEADSL; encoded by the coding sequence ATGTCTTTTTTTAAAAAATCTCTCTTGGCGCTGACTCTTCTCAGTTTATTTGGTTGTTCCCGGAATAAGGAAGGGCCGGCCCTTGCTGAAATCGGAGACCAAAAAATAACCCTCCCTGAATTTTTGCTGATTCAGGAGGAGTCCGGCGCCGAAACACAACCCTCTCTCAAAAAACAGCTCCTTCAGGCACTCATCGATGAAAAACTCCTGCTCGGCGAGGCCAAACGTCAAGGGGTCACGATCTCGAACAAGGAATGGAGTGAAAAATTAAAAGAGTCGGGACCCCGCTCCCCCAAAATTTCGCTTTCCCTCTGGCGTGAACGTCAAAGGGGGAAATTGATCCTTGCCAAATGGCTCTCCAAGGAGATAAGACCCAAACTCAGGATCTCGGAAGATGAGGTACAACGGGCCTTCCATGAACGCCGGTCCGAGTTAGCTGTTCCGGAACAGGTCAGGGCCCGGCAGATTACCGTCTCTTCCAGGGAAAAGGCGGAAAAGATCCTGGCCTTGATTAAAAAAGGAGAGAATTTTGTGGCGCTCGCCCAACAGTATTCGGAAAGCCCGGATCGTGACAAGGGGGGAGATCTCGGATTTTTTTCGCGCGGCTCTTTTCCAAAGGTATTTGAGGAGACCTGTTTCAAACTCCCTGTGGGAGAGGTCAGCCCCGTGATTCCTTCAGAGTATGGTTTTCATGTCTTTAAGGTCGTTGAGAAAAGACGGCCGCAACAGCCAACCTTGGAAGAAGCCAAGAAGGCAATCATTGAAAAACTTCTTGAGGAAAAGGAAAAAAAGTTGATGGAGCAACTCTTGGCCGACTTGAGGAAAAATGTGCCGGTGGTCCTGCATCCGGAGGCTGATTCGTTATGA
- a CDS encoding SurA N-terminal domain-containing protein: MKVRFLSFLLIVLGTLPSFLVRAEVVDKVVAIVGDEIITSSDVDIFYKNNKEKKTRGEILEELVDEKLIQNEIKSLQIAVSSEELSQAIGSILAQNKTTPEALKTELAKKGVSYEQYKKQISQNVKKMKFLGQVIYPRIKVSEEEVEKYQKANPRLTSNEAKMNLYERRGQDELKRYLQEIRQKTYIDIIQ; the protein is encoded by the coding sequence ATGAAAGTGAGGTTTCTCTCCTTTTTATTGATCGTTCTAGGCACCCTTCCCTCCTTCCTCGTCCGAGCCGAGGTGGTGGACAAGGTTGTCGCCATCGTCGGGGACGAAATCATCACTTCGTCCGACGTTGATATTTTCTACAAGAACAACAAGGAAAAAAAGACCCGTGGCGAGATCCTGGAAGAATTGGTCGATGAAAAACTGATCCAGAACGAGATCAAAAGCCTTCAGATTGCGGTCAGTTCTGAAGAACTGTCACAGGCGATCGGCAGTATCCTGGCGCAGAACAAGACAACCCCTGAGGCACTCAAGACTGAACTGGCCAAGAAGGGGGTTTCCTATGAACAATACAAGAAGCAGATCAGCCAGAATGTCAAAAAAATGAAGTTTTTGGGACAGGTGATTTACCCGCGGATCAAGGTCTCCGAGGAAGAGGTTGAAAAATACCAGAAGGCCAACCCCCGCCTTACCAGCAATGAGGCCAAGATGAACCTCTATGAAAGACGCGGGCAGGACGAACTGAAAAGATACCTCCAGGAGATCCGCCAAAAGACCTACATTGATATTATCCAATGA
- the pdxA gene encoding 4-hydroxythreonine-4-phosphate dehydrogenase PdxA — protein sequence MKKPQIGITMGDPKGIGPEVVQKALASREIRKICEPVLFGPSEFFDWKKTKTLSDKECGRLSHLYIRQAVRAAMQRKIAAIVTGPISKANLNKAGYHYPGHTELLAELTGTKKVVMMMSGPQLKVSLVTIHEPLAKVPKLLTEKNIFETIELTNNWLKKYFGIKKPKLAVAGLNPHAGEGGIFGPEEKKIIQPAVLKACRQKINVAGPLSADSLFHKAANGRFDAVIAMYHDQGLIPLKLLHFEEGVNIILGLPIIRTSPDHGTAFDIAGRGIASPQSMIAAIRMAVEMVQHVY from the coding sequence ATGAAAAAACCACAGATCGGCATCACGATGGGGGACCCGAAGGGGATCGGGCCGGAGGTGGTTCAAAAGGCGCTTGCCTCACGGGAGATTCGAAAAATTTGTGAGCCGGTTCTTTTTGGTCCTTCTGAATTTTTTGACTGGAAGAAGACAAAAACCCTTTCCGATAAAGAATGCGGCCGGTTGTCTCACCTCTACATCCGGCAGGCGGTGCGGGCGGCGATGCAAAGGAAAATCGCGGCGATCGTCACCGGGCCGATCAGCAAGGCAAACCTGAACAAGGCCGGTTACCACTACCCCGGCCATACCGAGCTACTCGCCGAACTGACCGGGACCAAAAAAGTGGTGATGATGATGTCAGGACCTCAGTTGAAGGTAAGCCTCGTCACTATTCACGAACCATTGGCCAAAGTTCCGAAACTTTTAACAGAGAAAAATATTTTTGAGACAATCGAACTGACCAACAACTGGCTAAAAAAATACTTCGGGATCAAGAAACCAAAATTAGCCGTTGCCGGGTTGAACCCGCATGCCGGTGAGGGGGGGATCTTTGGCCCGGAAGAGAAAAAAATTATCCAGCCGGCAGTCCTCAAGGCGTGTCGCCAGAAAATAAACGTGGCCGGGCCGTTGTCGGCTGATTCCCTCTTTCATAAAGCGGCCAACGGCCGCTTTGATGCGGTGATTGCGATGTATCACGACCAGGGGTTGATCCCTCTAAAACTGTTGCACTTCGAGGAGGGGGTGAATATAATTCTGGGGCTTCCGATCATTCGGACCAGCCCGGACCACGGTACCGCCTTTGATATTGCCGGGCGGGGGATAGCCAGTCCGCAAAGTATGATTGCGGCAATCCGAATGGCGGTTGAAATGGTCCAACATGTCTATTAA
- a CDS encoding phosphoglucomutase/phosphomannomutase family protein produces the protein MSIKFGTDGWRGIIGRDFTFENVARVAQAFADLVQENRVFPKRAGNIILGYDRRFQSPEFANTIASVLTANSLLVERSSSFCPTPTIAWLTKDKKGTAGVIITASHNPAIWNGVKFKESYGGAASPESTMAVETKIEENEKKGRSPSMLDLEEAGKKRLLTGFDPGNDYVTALQQFVALEKIQKSHWKIGFDPLYGAGTGFLSKVLKQDLAEIHQEENPSFGGLNPEPIEKNLKELIQTVRDKKLDVGLATDGDADRIGAVDETGRFVDSHHIFALILRHLVEVRGWKGGIVKTVSTTGMIEQLCRKYQLPLHETAIGFKHICKKFLEVEKPLMGGEESGGIAICQHLYERDGLLSGLLLLEIMAHHERRLGELIRELHQEVGPHFFERNDLHLSETEVEKVRTKLPTKKIETLAGQKVANTNQVDGCKYTLANGSWLLVRPSGTEPLLRLYAEADEPEKVKKLLQAAREILPI, from the coding sequence ATGTCTATTAAATTTGGAACTGACGGCTGGCGCGGGATTATCGGGCGGGATTTTACCTTTGAAAATGTCGCCCGCGTCGCCCAGGCGTTCGCCGACCTTGTCCAGGAAAACAGGGTTTTCCCAAAACGGGCCGGCAACATCATCCTTGGGTATGACCGCCGGTTCCAGTCGCCGGAGTTCGCCAATACGATCGCCTCTGTCCTGACCGCGAACAGTCTCCTCGTAGAACGCTCCTCCTCCTTTTGCCCCACCCCTACCATCGCCTGGCTGACCAAAGACAAAAAGGGAACGGCCGGCGTCATAATCACGGCGAGCCACAATCCGGCTATCTGGAATGGGGTAAAATTCAAGGAGTCGTACGGCGGCGCCGCCTCCCCCGAGTCAACGATGGCGGTAGAGACAAAGATCGAAGAGAACGAAAAAAAGGGGAGGTCTCCTTCAATGCTTGATCTGGAAGAGGCCGGAAAAAAGAGGCTCCTCACCGGTTTTGACCCTGGCAACGACTATGTTACCGCCCTGCAACAGTTTGTGGCCCTTGAAAAGATCCAAAAAAGCCACTGGAAGATCGGCTTTGACCCCCTCTATGGGGCAGGGACCGGTTTTCTCTCCAAGGTATTGAAGCAAGACTTGGCCGAAATCCATCAGGAGGAAAATCCTTCCTTTGGCGGTTTGAATCCGGAACCGATCGAGAAAAATCTAAAAGAGTTGATCCAGACCGTCCGTGACAAAAAACTGGATGTCGGCCTGGCGACCGATGGCGATGCCGACCGGATTGGGGCGGTTGACGAAACCGGCCGGTTCGTCGACTCCCACCATATCTTCGCGCTGATCTTGAGGCACCTTGTTGAAGTCCGAGGCTGGAAGGGAGGTATCGTCAAAACGGTTTCAACGACAGGGATGATTGAACAGCTTTGCCGGAAATACCAGCTTCCGCTCCATGAAACCGCCATCGGTTTCAAACATATCTGCAAAAAATTCCTCGAGGTCGAAAAACCGCTGATGGGGGGAGAGGAATCAGGCGGGATCGCCATTTGCCAGCACCTCTATGAAAGAGACGGCCTGCTCTCCGGCCTTCTGCTCCTCGAGATCATGGCCCATCACGAAAGACGTCTTGGCGAACTGATCCGTGAACTTCATCAGGAGGTCGGACCCCACTTTTTTGAAAGAAACGATCTGCACTTAAGCGAGACAGAGGTCGAAAAGGTCCGGACAAAACTTCCCACAAAAAAGATCGAGACCCTGGCCGGCCAGAAGGTTGCCAACACCAATCAGGTGGACGGCTGTAAATACACACTGGCCAATGGAAGCTGGCTCCTGGTCCGTCCCTCCGGGACCGAACCGCTCCTCCGGCTCTACGCGGAGGCGGATGAACCGGAAAAGGTCAAAAAACTCCTCCAGGCGGCCCGCGAGATTTTGCCTATTTAA